A genomic stretch from uncultured Pseudodesulfovibrio sp. includes:
- a CDS encoding Mrp/NBP35 family ATP-binding protein, producing MSECSSGSCSGANKSNAKLKIQDAMIESTLEKIKYKLFIMSGKGGVGKSSVSVNVAAALAARGFKVGLLDVDIHGPSVPTLLGISGTLDIDRGSLMIPKEYNENLHVVSMESLLKDPDQAVLWRGPMKTSAIRQFVSDVQWGELDFLVVDSPPGTGDEPMTVLKTVPDALCVVVTTPQEVSLSDVRKSINFLQYAKANVLGVVENMSGLICPHCHESIDLFKKGGGKDLAEKYGLEFLGAIPLDPATVVAGDRGVPVVLLEEDSQAKTALIELADTIAEAAQKSFEAASTTNA from the coding sequence ATGAGCGAGTGCAGCTCCGGCTCCTGCAGTGGAGCCAACAAATCGAATGCCAAGTTGAAAATCCAGGATGCGATGATTGAATCCACACTGGAGAAGATCAAGTACAAGCTGTTTATCATGAGCGGCAAGGGTGGCGTGGGCAAAAGCTCAGTGTCCGTCAATGTGGCAGCGGCTCTGGCCGCCCGTGGATTCAAGGTCGGTCTGCTGGATGTTGATATTCACGGTCCAAGCGTGCCGACCTTGCTCGGTATTTCCGGGACTCTGGACATTGATCGTGGCTCTTTGATGATCCCCAAGGAATACAATGAGAATTTGCATGTCGTGTCTATGGAGTCACTGTTGAAAGATCCGGACCAAGCTGTGCTGTGGCGTGGCCCTATGAAGACTTCAGCTATTCGTCAGTTCGTTTCCGATGTGCAGTGGGGAGAACTTGATTTTCTGGTTGTTGATTCCCCTCCAGGTACTGGTGATGAGCCTATGACCGTGCTTAAGACCGTGCCGGATGCCCTGTGTGTCGTTGTGACCACACCGCAGGAGGTGTCTCTGTCCGATGTGCGCAAGTCTATCAATTTTCTGCAGTACGCCAAAGCCAACGTGCTTGGTGTCGTGGAAAATATGAGCGGTCTTATCTGCCCGCACTGCCATGAATCCATTGATCTTTTCAAGAAAGGTGGCGGCAAGGATCTGGCAGAGAAATACGGCCTTGAGTTTCTTGGCGCTATCCCGCTTGATCCGGCAACGGTTGTGGCCGGAGATCGTGGAGTCCCCGTCGTGCTTTTGGAGGAGGACTCCCAAGCAAAGACGGCCCTTATTGAATTGGCCGATACAATAGCCGAAGCTGCGCAAAAAAGTTTCGAGGCGGCATCGACAACAAACGCCTGA
- a CDS encoding DUF368 domain-containing protein — protein MSRKSLPLKDAFMASPGPRTLKAGALLWLKGVCMGGADIIPGVSGGTIAFITGIYEQLVDAIRSFNVDFVRRTLSLDIPGAVSVAHIRFLVCLLLGILTAMITMAGVMNTMLHTHPVETWSLFFGLIVASIFVVGKQVEPLSAVNIGFIFLGTAGSYLMVGMIPVSTPETLPFIFLCGAIAICAMILPGISGAFLLLMLGKYEYVTRTLKNPFIWDNFVIMAVFAAGAGVGIILFSRVLHYLLHRWHAATVSVLTGFMIGALRKVWPWKEVLETSVIRGKVHVLREQNVLPDAVNGEVLLAVGLSLVGIILVLVLERFSRKR, from the coding sequence GTGTCCAGAAAATCCTTGCCACTTAAAGACGCTTTCATGGCGAGTCCGGGACCACGGACTCTCAAGGCCGGAGCGTTGCTGTGGCTCAAGGGCGTGTGCATGGGCGGGGCGGACATCATCCCTGGTGTTTCTGGAGGCACCATCGCGTTCATCACCGGCATTTATGAGCAGTTGGTCGATGCCATCCGTTCATTTAACGTCGATTTCGTGCGGCGAACGCTCTCTCTTGATATTCCCGGGGCCGTAAGTGTTGCCCATATCCGCTTCCTTGTTTGCCTGCTGCTTGGCATTTTGACGGCCATGATTACCATGGCGGGCGTCATGAATACCATGCTCCACACACACCCTGTTGAAACATGGTCGTTGTTCTTCGGGTTGATTGTGGCATCCATTTTCGTGGTTGGAAAACAGGTTGAACCATTGAGCGCGGTGAATATCGGGTTTATTTTTCTTGGTACAGCAGGCAGCTACCTTATGGTCGGCATGATTCCTGTTTCGACTCCGGAGACGCTTCCTTTTATTTTTCTGTGCGGGGCAATAGCCATCTGCGCAATGATTTTACCGGGTATCAGTGGAGCCTTTCTTCTCCTGATGCTGGGCAAGTATGAATATGTCACCAGGACACTCAAGAACCCGTTTATATGGGATAATTTTGTTATTATGGCTGTGTTTGCAGCTGGGGCGGGAGTAGGGATTATTCTCTTTTCCCGTGTGCTGCATTATCTGTTACATAGATGGCATGCGGCCACGGTGAGTGTGTTGACAGGATTCATGATCGGTGCCTTGCGCAAGGTCTGGCCCTGGAAAGAGGTCTTGGAAACTTCCGTGATTCGTGGGAAGGTGCACGTCCTGCGTGAGCAGAACGTGTTGCCGGACGCTGTCAATGGCGAGGTCCTTCTTGCCGTTGGGTTGAGTCTTGTCGGTATTATTCTGGTCCTTGTCCTTGAACGGTTTTCGCGTAAACGTTGA
- the pgsA gene encoding CDP-diacylglycerol--glycerol-3-phosphate 3-phosphatidyltransferase, producing MNKDIFNLPNCLTMARILAAPVIVFLLYLEMWYQFRLGSYFAFGLYFVASITDYFDGKIAREQNTITNMGKFLDPLADKLLIGSLLIMLVKLGDGWGVPAWVVIIIICRELAVTGMRAIAAEMGEVVAADKLGKAKTLAQSLAVGFLIFHYPLFGWDPRPLGQGLLYVALVLTVISGGNYLYNFYKKWINVAE from the coding sequence ATGAACAAGGACATTTTCAATCTGCCCAATTGTCTGACCATGGCACGCATTCTCGCAGCCCCTGTGATTGTGTTCCTTCTCTATCTGGAGATGTGGTACCAGTTTCGTTTGGGGTCCTATTTTGCTTTTGGTCTTTATTTCGTGGCGAGTATCACGGATTATTTCGATGGCAAGATAGCGCGGGAGCAGAATACCATTACGAATATGGGCAAGTTTCTTGACCCGTTGGCCGACAAACTGCTCATTGGCTCATTACTGATCATGCTGGTTAAACTCGGCGATGGCTGGGGAGTCCCTGCCTGGGTGGTCATCATCATTATCTGTCGTGAATTGGCCGTGACCGGCATGCGCGCCATAGCTGCCGAGATGGGTGAAGTCGTGGCCGCGGACAAACTGGGCAAGGCAAAGACCTTGGCTCAGTCTCTGGCTGTGGGCTTTCTCATTTTTCACTATCCGCTTTTCGGGTGGGACCCCCGGCCGTTGGGTCAGGGATTGTTGTATGTCGCCTTGGTTCTGACTGTGATTTCGGGCGGTAACTATTTGTATAACTTCTACAAGAAGTGGATCAACGTCGCGGAATAG
- a CDS encoding outer membrane protein assembly factor BamD — MRRLLIPVVLVVLMSLTGCIWIDSYFLPPPEDTAQELYEAGVEALKEKDYGDAQDYFSKLKDRFPFSPYALKGELALGDAYYLDEEYILALEAYKEFEALHPSNDSIPYVLYQIANSNISMFKSIDRRQENIKEGLEYLYRLVETYPKSQYAEQAKQLIVKSRRILAEHEVYMADFFWRTEQYGPAWHRYQYVVENFSDIADLRDYAIKRAEYSYFEYQKTLSEEERQRIQGSWMRWIKQWL; from the coding sequence ATGCGTCGGTTATTGATTCCTGTTGTTCTCGTCGTTCTCATGTCCTTGACCGGATGTATCTGGATTGACAGCTATTTCCTTCCTCCGCCTGAAGATACGGCTCAGGAGCTGTATGAGGCGGGTGTGGAAGCCTTGAAAGAAAAGGATTACGGCGACGCTCAGGATTACTTTTCGAAACTCAAGGATAGATTCCCTTTTAGTCCGTATGCGTTGAAAGGTGAGTTGGCGTTGGGTGATGCCTATTACCTTGACGAAGAGTATATCCTGGCTCTGGAAGCATATAAGGAATTCGAGGCGTTGCATCCGAGCAACGATAGCATTCCCTATGTATTATATCAGATTGCCAATTCCAACATCAGTATGTTCAAATCCATCGACAGACGTCAGGAGAACATCAAGGAAGGGTTGGAATATCTGTATCGATTGGTGGAGACGTATCCCAAATCTCAGTACGCAGAGCAGGCCAAACAGCTAATTGTCAAGAGTCGTCGGATTCTGGCAGAGCATGAAGTCTATATGGCCGACTTCTTCTGGCGCACTGAACAGTATGGCCCTGCCTGGCATCGGTATCAGTATGTTGTAGAAAACTTTTCCGACATTGCCGATTTGCGGGACTATGCCATCAAGCGTGCCGAATACTCGTACTTTGAGTATCAGAAGACCCTCTCCGAGGAGGAACGCCAACGCATTCAGGGAAGCTGGATGCGGTGGATCAAGCAGTGGTTGTAA
- the fusA gene encoding elongation factor G has protein sequence MSKSNAPSAKVLSNLRNIGIIAHIDAGKTTLTERILYYSGKIHRLGEVHDGTATMDYMPEEQERGITITSAVTSCQWDPCMINIIDTPGHVDFTIEVERSLRVLDGAVGVFCGVSGVEPQSETVWKQSESYSVPKLAFINKMDRLGADFDAVLESMVQKLGTNPLAIQYPDGAGQDFSGVYDLVTMQRLEFDQDTKGVEFSTRDLTEEEIDRLSPWREKLIEAAGDEDEEILDLYLSGEDVPVPMIRAALRKATLARKIVPVLVGSALKNVGVQPVLTAVCDYLPSPLEVPVPVGINPEDKTKRSFAVSHKEPLSALVFKVTLDSGRKLAMMRLYSGKISAGDTVYNVTQDQPERVARLFRLHAGRKDKIESAYAGDMVAAAGMKFARTGDTLATREAPILLEQIADYKPVISLAIEPRNSEEGDKLDEVLDKYLLEDPTLELKRDEDTGQIVLSGMGELHLEVIQERLKREYKLEPRVGKPQVVYQETVTGKGKGSAEFNRELGEVVHFGAVDLSVEPMDRDQGRRISMEVDVEQWPAAWLEAVEDGISDSLQSGIIRGYPVQDIRVRVLGMTRREGESSPVGYRMAAAMALKEALGLAGSKLMEPIMWVEISVPENFVGDVVGLLGAKGAKIENMTDRHGQKVVQGLAPLGKLFGFSTDLRSATQGRAGFVMKFSRFDVLE, from the coding sequence GTGAGCAAGAGCAACGCCCCCTCGGCGAAGGTGCTCAGCAACCTTCGCAATATTGGTATTATCGCGCATATTGATGCGGGTAAAACTACACTGACAGAGAGAATTCTCTATTATTCAGGAAAGATACACCGTTTAGGAGAAGTCCATGATGGCACAGCTACCATGGACTATATGCCAGAGGAGCAGGAGCGCGGCATCACTATCACTTCGGCGGTGACTTCCTGTCAGTGGGACCCGTGCATGATCAATATCATCGACACGCCCGGTCATGTGGATTTTACCATTGAGGTAGAACGTTCATTGCGTGTGCTGGATGGAGCCGTAGGTGTATTTTGCGGTGTGAGTGGTGTGGAACCACAGTCTGAGACTGTCTGGAAGCAATCTGAATCATACTCGGTACCCAAACTTGCATTTATCAATAAAATGGACAGACTGGGTGCCGATTTTGATGCAGTACTCGAATCCATGGTGCAAAAACTCGGTACAAATCCGCTGGCCATTCAGTACCCTGACGGAGCCGGTCAGGATTTTAGCGGCGTGTATGACCTTGTGACCATGCAGCGGCTTGAATTCGATCAGGACACCAAGGGGGTAGAGTTTTCCACCCGAGATCTCACGGAAGAAGAAATTGACCGACTGTCACCGTGGCGAGAAAAGCTCATTGAGGCCGCAGGTGATGAAGACGAAGAAATCCTTGATTTGTATTTATCTGGTGAGGACGTCCCTGTCCCGATGATTCGGGCAGCCTTGAGAAAGGCTACTTTGGCCCGGAAAATCGTCCCGGTACTTGTTGGTTCTGCTTTGAAGAATGTCGGTGTTCAGCCTGTACTGACTGCTGTGTGTGATTATCTGCCAAGTCCGCTTGAAGTGCCGGTTCCCGTGGGGATCAACCCTGAAGACAAGACAAAACGGTCATTTGCGGTATCGCATAAGGAACCGCTGTCTGCCCTGGTTTTCAAGGTCACCTTGGACTCCGGACGAAAGCTTGCCATGATGCGTCTTTATTCCGGCAAGATCAGTGCTGGTGATACCGTGTATAACGTGACTCAGGATCAGCCGGAAAGGGTTGCCCGTCTGTTTCGTTTGCATGCTGGTCGCAAGGATAAGATCGAGAGTGCTTATGCTGGAGATATGGTGGCCGCTGCCGGGATGAAATTTGCTCGGACAGGCGATACGCTGGCAACCAGAGAAGCGCCCATTCTTTTGGAACAGATTGCCGATTACAAGCCTGTTATCTCTCTGGCCATCGAGCCGCGTAATTCAGAAGAGGGAGACAAGCTCGATGAGGTTCTTGATAAATATCTGTTGGAAGATCCCACACTCGAATTGAAACGGGACGAGGATACGGGGCAGATTGTTTTGTCCGGTATGGGGGAATTGCATCTGGAGGTTATTCAGGAACGTCTGAAACGAGAGTACAAACTCGAACCCAGAGTCGGGAAGCCACAGGTTGTCTATCAAGAGACTGTGACCGGCAAAGGCAAGGGGAGTGCTGAATTCAATCGTGAATTGGGCGAGGTTGTTCATTTCGGCGCTGTCGATTTGTCTGTGGAGCCTATGGATCGAGATCAGGGAAGGCGTATTTCCATGGAGGTCGATGTCGAACAATGGCCTGCGGCCTGGCTTGAAGCAGTGGAAGACGGAATTTCTGATAGTTTGCAAAGCGGAATAATTCGTGGATACCCGGTGCAGGATATCCGTGTTCGTGTGCTCGGCATGACGCGGAGGGAGGGAGAATCCAGCCCTGTAGGATATCGCATGGCTGCTGCAATGGCTCTCAAAGAAGCGCTTGGTCTGGCTGGCTCCAAACTGATGGAACCCATCATGTGGGTGGAGATCAGTGTCCCTGAAAATTTTGTCGGCGATGTTGTCGGGTTGCTCGGGGCCAAGGGGGCCAAAATCGAGAACATGACCGACCGACATGGGCAAAAAGTGGTTCAAGGACTCGCGCCATTGGGTAAACTGTTCGGATTTTCTACCGATCTCAGGTCTGCCACGCAAGGGCGGGCAGGGTTTGTTATGAAATTTTCACGTTTTGATGTGTTGGAGTAA
- a CDS encoding septum formation initiator family protein, with translation MRGRIVLVTLLLIINLFLLVRLIWSDQGIFAYLELKGRHNSLQQKIDDVDKKSLDISQEIRKLKSDKGYQEKVVRERMNFVKKDELLYIFPDEKGKPGGEGTDEREN, from the coding sequence ATGCGTGGTCGAATTGTACTTGTCACCTTACTCCTGATTATCAATCTTTTCCTGCTGGTCAGGTTGATATGGAGCGATCAGGGTATTTTTGCATATCTTGAACTCAAGGGACGGCATAACTCTCTGCAGCAGAAGATCGACGATGTTGATAAGAAAAGTCTGGATATAAGTCAGGAAATTCGAAAGCTTAAGTCCGACAAGGGATACCAGGAGAAGGTCGTTCGTGAGCGGATGAATTTTGTGAAAAAGGACGAACTGTTATATATTTTCCCGGATGAGAAAGGCAAACCCGGCGGAGAAGGAACAGATGAGCGAGAAAATTGA
- the trxB gene encoding thioredoxin-disulfide reductase, with protein MKSYDAVVIGGGPAGMTAALYLLRAGVKVLMIEKLSPGGQVLMTAEIENYPGFPKGLQGWELADKFAAHLDEYELDRINDEVRRIAVGDSVHTIFVGDEEVQTKTIILATGSRYRKLGVPGEERLLGRGVSYCALCDGNFFRDRDVAVIGGGNSALEEALYLARLVNKVYLIHRREDFRGLLCYQDKCFTHEKIEIIRNTVVDEIQGADDVETLALRNIATGDTSQLKLDGAFIFIGFEPIMDYVPDDIMKESNGVVTDVEMRTNVPGIFAAGDIRAKMCRQVASAVGDGATAATAAFTYLEQLSD; from the coding sequence ATGAAATCTTATGACGCCGTAGTCATAGGGGGCGGCCCGGCAGGAATGACGGCTGCCCTTTATCTTTTACGGGCCGGTGTGAAAGTCCTCATGATCGAGAAGCTGTCTCCGGGCGGACAAGTCCTGATGACTGCCGAAATTGAGAACTACCCCGGTTTTCCAAAAGGGCTTCAAGGCTGGGAATTGGCTGACAAATTTGCGGCCCATCTTGATGAGTACGAGCTTGATCGAATCAATGATGAAGTTCGGAGAATTGCCGTTGGCGATTCTGTTCATACCATCTTTGTAGGCGATGAAGAGGTCCAGACCAAAACTATTATCCTGGCAACGGGTTCACGCTATCGTAAACTGGGAGTCCCCGGCGAAGAGCGATTACTCGGTCGGGGTGTCTCCTATTGTGCCTTGTGCGACGGCAACTTCTTCCGTGATCGTGATGTCGCTGTCATCGGTGGTGGCAATTCTGCTTTGGAAGAAGCTCTCTATCTGGCCCGACTGGTCAACAAGGTATATCTCATTCATCGACGTGAAGATTTCCGTGGACTTCTTTGCTATCAGGATAAGTGCTTTACGCACGAAAAGATTGAGATCATCCGTAATACTGTGGTTGATGAAATCCAGGGGGCTGACGACGTTGAGACTCTGGCGTTAAGGAATATTGCCACAGGTGATACTTCTCAGCTTAAGCTCGATGGTGCTTTCATTTTCATCGGTTTTGAACCTATCATGGACTATGTGCCCGATGATATTATGAAAGAGTCCAATGGCGTGGTTACTGATGTGGAAATGCGGACGAATGTACCGGGTATCTTTGCTGCCGGAGACATTCGCGCCAAGATGTGCCGTCAGGTTGCTTCCGCCGTTGGAGACGGAGCCACTGCCGCTACCGCAGCATTCACATATCTTGAGCAGTTGAGCGATTAG
- a CDS encoding tetratricopeptide repeat protein — MSEKIEWYQEVLSLEPGSRVFFPLAKLFVENGMPEDAVKTLRQGLDRHPDYLEARMLLVELLTELERESEVHDQLQRVINPLRDYPAFWRGWARSLSPEQRDLSVFLMLVASNISGDTIKWTDVVFEGIGTLAERLVGAPLPPPCDCPPPAVPVMRQRDEPAFGEPEPEFRPGAGSFRTKTMADLLASQGDVPGALEIYRELLHSTMSDERRAELKERIVHLEHGADNGAAFTAEPADAFSVHAKNRLISTLETLASRFEARVQG; from the coding sequence ATGAGCGAGAAAATTGAGTGGTATCAAGAAGTTCTTTCGTTGGAACCCGGTTCAAGGGTGTTCTTCCCATTGGCGAAACTTTTCGTTGAGAACGGCATGCCTGAAGATGCCGTCAAAACCCTGCGCCAGGGGTTGGACAGGCATCCTGATTACCTTGAAGCGCGTATGTTGTTGGTTGAGCTTCTGACTGAATTGGAGCGGGAGTCCGAAGTTCATGATCAGCTTCAACGTGTTATTAATCCTCTGAGGGATTACCCTGCCTTTTGGCGAGGGTGGGCGCGGAGTCTGTCGCCGGAGCAACGCGATTTGTCCGTATTCCTGATGCTTGTTGCGTCAAATATTTCTGGAGATACCATTAAATGGACTGATGTCGTTTTTGAAGGTATCGGTACCTTGGCCGAGAGACTGGTGGGTGCTCCATTGCCTCCGCCGTGCGATTGTCCTCCGCCTGCTGTACCTGTGATGCGACAGAGAGACGAGCCTGCGTTTGGTGAGCCTGAGCCGGAATTCAGGCCTGGAGCAGGATCTTTTCGGACCAAAACCATGGCCGACCTTCTCGCATCTCAGGGGGATGTGCCAGGCGCACTTGAAATCTACCGCGAATTGTTGCACTCAACCATGTCCGACGAGCGGCGTGCCGAACTCAAGGAACGGATCGTGCATCTGGAGCACGGAGCGGATAATGGTGCCGCTTTCACGGCGGAGCCGGCTGACGCTTTCAGTGTTCATGCCAAAAATCGTCTGATCAGCACTCTGGAAACCCTGGCTTCCCGTTTTGAAGCCAGGGTGCAGGGTTAA
- the fbp gene encoding class 1 fructose-bisphosphatase — MPQQVTVTEHILLHQKMVPGATGQFTRLFNEIVLSAKIISRAVNKAGLVDVLGFTGDVNVQGEEVKKLDEYANRILIHRLARSGVLCAMASEENADIIEVPESLPRGDYIIIFDPLDGSSNIDVNVNIGTIFSIFKRKSSPDATLMSGDVLQRGSEQVAAGYILYGSSTMLVFTCGDGVHGFTLDPSVGEFILSHPNIRIPEQGKIYSVNEGYERYWDRETKKALAYFKSPKNALRKPYSGRYIGSLVADFHRNLLYGGIFMYPADLRDPKKPTGKLRLTCECNPMSFIVEQAGGMAIDGENRVLDIDPEHLHQRVPFFCGSRNDVQIVQDIFVAGARRKKNK; from the coding sequence ATGCCACAGCAGGTAACGGTTACCGAACACATTCTCCTGCACCAGAAAATGGTGCCGGGAGCAACAGGCCAGTTTACTCGTCTGTTCAATGAAATTGTATTGTCAGCCAAAATCATCTCCAGAGCTGTAAACAAGGCCGGATTGGTGGATGTCCTCGGGTTTACCGGGGACGTGAATGTCCAAGGTGAAGAAGTCAAGAAACTCGACGAATACGCCAATAGAATTCTCATTCATAGGTTGGCCCGTTCCGGCGTACTTTGCGCCATGGCTTCGGAAGAGAACGCGGATATTATCGAAGTCCCGGAATCGCTTCCCCGAGGCGATTACATTATTATTTTCGATCCGTTGGACGGTTCTTCCAACATTGATGTCAACGTCAATATCGGTACCATCTTTTCCATTTTCAAGCGCAAAAGCAGCCCTGATGCAACGCTCATGTCCGGGGATGTGCTTCAGCGTGGCAGCGAACAGGTTGCGGCAGGATATATTCTGTACGGCTCTTCTACTATGCTGGTGTTCACCTGTGGTGACGGGGTTCACGGTTTTACCCTTGATCCCAGCGTTGGAGAGTTTATTTTGTCACACCCGAATATCCGCATCCCGGAGCAGGGGAAAATTTACTCCGTCAACGAAGGATATGAACGGTATTGGGATCGTGAAACCAAGAAGGCGTTGGCTTATTTCAAATCGCCAAAAAACGCGTTGCGCAAGCCCTACAGCGGTCGTTACATTGGTTCACTGGTGGCGGATTTTCATCGAAATCTTCTGTACGGTGGTATTTTCATGTATCCCGCCGATCTGCGCGATCCGAAAAAACCAACGGGTAAGCTGCGGTTGACCTGTGAGTGCAACCCCATGTCCTTTATTGTCGAACAGGCAGGAGGCATGGCGATTGACGGTGAGAATCGGGTACTGGACATCGATCCAGAACACCTGCATCAGCGTGTTCCCTTTTTCTGCGGCTCGCGCAATGACGTCCAGATTGTTCAGGACATCTTTGTTGCCGGTGCCCGGAGGAAAAAGAATAAATAA
- the trxA gene encoding thioredoxin has protein sequence MANQITDGSFEQDVLQSDVPVLIDFWAPWCGPCRAMGPVIDELAEEFEGQIKIVKMNVDENSATPGKYGIRAIPTLILFKDGEVVDQSTGAVSKSSIKEMITKKAL, from the coding sequence ATGGCGAATCAGATCACTGACGGTAGTTTCGAACAGGATGTTTTACAGAGTGATGTCCCCGTCCTTATTGACTTTTGGGCTCCCTGGTGCGGCCCTTGCCGTGCAATGGGGCCTGTGATTGATGAGCTGGCCGAGGAATTCGAAGGTCAGATTAAAATCGTCAAGATGAATGTGGATGAGAACTCTGCCACTCCCGGCAAGTACGGTATCCGCGCCATCCCGACTCTTATTTTGTTCAAAGACGGTGAAGTAGTCGACCAGAGCACTGGTGCAGTCTCCAAGAGCAGCATCAAGGAAATGATCACCAAGAAGGCACTGTAA
- a CDS encoding DUF2062 domain-containing protein, which produces MRQNSSPKNLAAACALGMFIGAMPIMPFQSVVVIALAFFMRVNKLAAWLATCYSNAVTMVPFYYFLFLVGSAFMPFDNIVFDPNHLEMTQLIASGWKVFAVMFIGGLAFGIPATIATYFIALFVIRRYRERRTIRLLRNKSRR; this is translated from the coding sequence ATGCGCCAGAATTCATCGCCAAAAAACCTTGCTGCAGCCTGTGCTCTTGGCATGTTCATTGGAGCTATGCCGATCATGCCGTTTCAGTCAGTGGTTGTCATTGCTTTGGCTTTTTTCATGCGTGTCAACAAATTGGCCGCATGGCTCGCTACCTGCTATTCGAATGCCGTTACCATGGTGCCATTCTATTATTTCCTGTTTCTCGTGGGTAGTGCGTTCATGCCATTTGATAATATTGTCTTCGACCCCAATCATTTGGAAATGACCCAGCTGATTGCTTCCGGTTGGAAGGTCTTTGCTGTTATGTTTATTGGTGGTTTGGCATTTGGTATCCCGGCCACTATCGCAACGTATTTCATTGCATTGTTTGTCATCAGGCGATATCGAGAGCGGCGTACAATCCGTCTGTTGCGCAATAAA
- the tsaD gene encoding tRNA (adenosine(37)-N6)-threonylcarbamoyltransferase complex transferase subunit TsaD, with the protein MLVLGIETSCDETSVALVENGRLLGEKLATQIDTHALFGGVVPEIASREHLRVLPRLFRELMAETNVRPEDIDTVAVARGPGLLGSLLVGVSFAKGLCLSTGASLVGVNHLWAHLLAPGLAGEIQFPALGLLVSGGHTHTYRIDSPVEFELLGRTLDDAAGEAFDKVAKLFHFPYPGGRFIDMLGREAEPDTKLFPRPYIDNDSLDFSFSGLKTAVANYVATRPELVFDTMADAVAVASLSGEKRADLAKVCASFNWSVAETLKIKVERALKRVGPTKSLIVAGGVAANSVVRETMQGVAEEHGLRLTLPDLALCTDNGAMIAFAGWQFAKAGYVHSLELEAIPRGQVIPQDWAISGE; encoded by the coding sequence ATGCTCGTTCTTGGTATTGAGACTTCCTGCGACGAAACCTCCGTTGCCCTTGTGGAGAACGGACGACTGCTGGGCGAAAAGCTTGCGACTCAGATTGACACGCACGCGCTGTTCGGCGGTGTGGTCCCTGAAATTGCCTCGCGTGAACACTTGCGCGTCCTGCCTCGTCTTTTTCGTGAACTGATGGCGGAAACAAATGTTCGACCTGAGGATATTGATACCGTAGCTGTCGCCCGTGGTCCTGGATTGCTTGGCAGTCTGCTGGTCGGTGTCAGCTTTGCTAAAGGCCTCTGTCTGTCTACCGGGGCATCATTGGTCGGGGTCAATCACCTTTGGGCGCATTTGTTGGCCCCCGGATTAGCGGGTGAAATTCAATTCCCCGCTTTGGGGCTGCTCGTGTCTGGCGGACATACGCATACTTATCGCATTGATTCGCCTGTTGAGTTCGAACTGCTTGGTAGAACACTGGATGATGCTGCTGGCGAGGCCTTTGACAAGGTCGCGAAACTTTTTCATTTCCCATATCCAGGTGGCCGATTTATTGACATGTTAGGCCGTGAAGCCGAACCTGATACGAAGTTGTTCCCCAGGCCCTATATCGACAACGATTCGCTTGATTTCAGCTTTAGCGGCTTGAAAACAGCGGTTGCCAATTATGTGGCGACCAGACCGGAACTTGTGTTTGACACAATGGCCGATGCCGTGGCTGTTGCTTCCTTGTCTGGCGAGAAACGTGCTGATCTTGCGAAAGTCTGTGCTTCATTCAACTGGAGTGTGGCAGAGACTCTCAAGATCAAAGTCGAGCGGGCATTGAAGCGTGTTGGGCCGACAAAGAGCCTGATCGTGGCTGGAGGCGTCGCTGCCAATTCCGTTGTTCGCGAGACCATGCAAGGTGTCGCTGAAGAACATGGATTGCGGTTGACCTTGCCGGATCTGGCATTATGTACAGATAATGGTGCAATGATTGCTTTTGCCGGGTGGCAATTTGCCAAGGCTGGATATGTGCATTCCCTTGAATTGGAGGCCATACCAAGAGGGCAGGTTATCCCGCAGGATTGGGCCATTTCCGGTGAATGA